The Celeribacter marinus genome window below encodes:
- a CDS encoding HAD-IA family hydrolase, with protein MKLVIFDVDGTLVDSQAHIVSSMEAAFREAELPCPDRNTVLSIVGLSLPYAMANLAPQADEDTHTRMVAAYKSAFNATRSKVGSNGFPLYPGAEAAIRALGARDDIKLAIATGNSRRGLDALMEGWGFADLFVSTQSADEHPSKPNPSMVAACLLDANVSAHDTVVVGDTTYDMEMAAAARCRGLGVLWGYHGREALLSAGAARVIDNFSQFPAALDDVWKD; from the coding sequence ATGAAGCTGGTGATCTTTGACGTGGATGGGACGCTCGTTGATAGCCAAGCTCATATTGTGTCGTCGATGGAGGCCGCATTTCGTGAGGCCGAATTACCCTGTCCGGATCGCAACACGGTTTTGTCGATCGTCGGACTATCGTTGCCCTATGCGATGGCCAATCTTGCGCCACAGGCGGATGAAGACACACATACGCGCATGGTTGCGGCCTATAAAAGTGCGTTCAATGCGACCCGCTCTAAGGTTGGATCTAACGGATTTCCACTTTACCCAGGGGCTGAGGCCGCGATCCGTGCGTTAGGTGCGCGTGACGATATCAAGCTGGCAATTGCCACTGGGAATAGTCGTCGCGGACTTGATGCGCTGATGGAGGGTTGGGGGTTTGCTGATCTGTTCGTGAGTACACAAAGTGCCGATGAACACCCCTCCAAGCCGAACCCGTCCATGGTTGCCGCGTGTCTGTTGGATGCCAATGTTTCGGCGCATGACACGGTTGTTGTAGGCGATACCACCTACGATATGGAAATGGCGGCGGCGGCGCGTTGTCGCGGGCTTGGTGTTTTGTGGGGCTATCACGGGCGCGAGGCACTTTTGAGTGCGGGCGCTGCGCGTGTGATCGATAACTTCAGCCAATTCCCTGCTGCACTTGATGACGTTTGGAAGGACTAG
- a CDS encoding RluA family pseudouridine synthase: protein MSRVQTIIIDNDQPEQRLDRWMRKVFPQVKQGQIEKMCRKGDLRVDGGKAKSNTRVGPGTEIRIPPLPDTNVTYAKETTRVSEKDAQLMRDCVIYKDAHLIVINKPAGLPTQGGSNQTRHVDGLCVALQEDFAEKPRLVHRLDKDTSGVLVLARTPAMASKMTEAFRHRNTRKIYWALVAGVPTPYLGEIKYGLVKARGRGKGGEGEKMIAVHPREIDSTEGAKRAHTLYATLYRVASRASWVAMEPITGRTHQLRVHMAEIGHPIIGDGKYGGSGQENMGDGWGAQLGGIISKKLHLHARSLTFEHPVTRKSITVTAPLPEHMEHSWETFGWSEDIASVDPFEALHK, encoded by the coding sequence ATGAGCCGTGTCCAAACCATCATTATTGATAACGATCAACCTGAGCAGCGCCTTGACCGGTGGATGCGCAAAGTCTTTCCGCAGGTCAAACAGGGCCAGATTGAAAAGATGTGCCGTAAGGGTGATTTGCGCGTCGACGGAGGCAAGGCGAAGTCAAACACGCGTGTCGGTCCTGGGACTGAAATCCGTATTCCGCCTTTGCCCGACACCAACGTGACCTACGCCAAGGAAACCACGCGTGTATCCGAAAAAGATGCTCAGTTGATGCGCGATTGCGTGATCTACAAAGATGCGCACCTCATCGTGATCAACAAACCTGCGGGTCTGCCTACGCAGGGCGGATCAAATCAGACACGCCATGTCGATGGTCTCTGTGTCGCCCTCCAAGAGGATTTTGCGGAAAAGCCGCGTCTGGTGCATCGTCTGGACAAGGATACGTCCGGCGTCTTGGTTTTGGCGCGGACCCCCGCAATGGCCAGTAAAATGACGGAGGCGTTTCGCCACCGCAATACGCGTAAAATTTATTGGGCGCTCGTGGCAGGTGTCCCCACCCCCTATCTGGGTGAAATCAAATACGGTTTGGTCAAAGCACGCGGTCGCGGCAAAGGTGGCGAGGGCGAAAAGATGATCGCTGTCCACCCGCGCGAGATCGATAGTACAGAAGGCGCCAAGCGCGCACATACGCTGTACGCTACGCTCTACCGTGTGGCCTCGCGGGCCTCTTGGGTTGCGATGGAGCCGATTACAGGCCGCACACACCAGTTGCGTGTTCATATGGCCGAGATTGGTCACCCGATCATTGGTGACGGCAAATACGGCGGATCAGGTCAGGAAAACATGGGCGATGGATGGGGCGCACAACTGGGCGGGATCATTTCCAAAAAGCTGCACCTGCATGCCCGCTCGTTGACTTTTGAGCATCCCGTGACACGCAAATCAATCACTGTGACGGCACCGTTGCCCGAGCACATGGAGCATTCGTGGGAGACCTTCGGGTGGAGCGAAGATATTGCAAGTGTCGATCCGTTCGAGGCGCTTCATAAATGA
- the crcB gene encoding fluoride efflux transporter CrcB, with translation MTPLIQVAIGGAIGASARYLTGVGIARVLGKGFPWGTLTVNFVGSVLMGVIIVVLAHENGNKFAPFIMTGVLGGFTTYSAFSLDAMTIFERGEIGLAAAYVIGTLVLALGGIALGLYAARSFYA, from the coding sequence ATGACACCGCTTATTCAAGTTGCCATAGGAGGCGCAATCGGCGCTTCGGCCCGTTATTTGACGGGTGTTGGCATCGCGCGCGTGTTGGGCAAAGGATTCCCGTGGGGAACGCTCACGGTCAACTTTGTTGGGTCTGTCTTGATGGGAGTGATCATCGTTGTTCTTGCCCATGAAAATGGCAACAAGTTTGCACCGTTCATCATGACGGGCGTTCTTGGTGGCTTCACGACTTATTCGGCGTTTTCGCTAGATGCGATGACGATATTCGAGCGCGGCGAGATCGGGTTGGCAGCGGCCTATGTGATCGGCACGCTTGTGCTCGCCCTTGGGGGAATTGCCCTCGGCCTTTACGCTGCACGGAGTTTTTACGCATGA
- a CDS encoding replication-associated recombination protein A: protein MSDLFASPSDTIEPSTRPLADRLRPMVLGEVIGQTQVLGADAPLGVMLASGSLASIIFWGPPGVGKTTIARLLAHETNLAFVQISAIFSGVPELRKVFESAKIRAANGQGTLLFVDEIHRFNKAQQDAFLPHMEDGTILLVGATTENPSFELNSAVLSRSQVMVLTRLSVGELAMLGARAERELGREMPLDAGARLALWDMADGDGRTLLNLIEQIMAWRVDGPLDTDSLAKRLMRRAAKYDKSGDEHYNLISALHKSVRGSDPDAALYWFGRMLEGGEDPRYLARRLLRMSVEDIALADPQAQTICLTAWQTFERLGAPEGELALAQAVIYLALAPKTNAGYVAYKAARDAARKTGSEPPPKHILNAPTTLMKEQGYGAGYAYDHDAEDGFSGQNFFPETLPRTQFYHPVERGFERELAKRVSYFQKLRTQRES from the coding sequence ATGAGTGATCTCTTCGCCTCCCCGTCTGACACGATCGAACCATCTACGCGTCCATTGGCCGACCGTTTGCGTCCCATGGTGCTAGGTGAGGTTATTGGTCAGACACAGGTTCTAGGGGCTGATGCGCCACTTGGCGTCATGCTCGCCTCGGGATCGTTGGCTTCTATCATTTTTTGGGGACCGCCCGGTGTTGGTAAAACAACAATCGCGCGGCTCTTGGCGCATGAAACCAATCTTGCATTCGTTCAAATTTCAGCCATTTTTTCTGGCGTGCCCGAACTGCGCAAAGTCTTTGAGTCTGCGAAAATACGCGCGGCGAACGGGCAGGGGACGTTGTTGTTCGTCGATGAAATTCACCGCTTTAATAAGGCGCAGCAAGATGCGTTCCTACCCCACATGGAAGATGGCACCATTTTACTTGTCGGGGCGACCACTGAAAACCCGTCGTTTGAGTTGAACTCCGCTGTACTGTCGCGCTCGCAGGTTATGGTGTTAACGCGCCTAAGTGTGGGTGAATTGGCCATGCTTGGTGCGCGGGCAGAACGTGAGTTGGGCCGTGAGATGCCCTTGGATGCGGGGGCCCGACTAGCACTTTGGGACATGGCGGATGGGGACGGGCGCACGCTTTTGAACCTGATTGAACAGATCATGGCGTGGCGCGTCGATGGTCCGTTGGACACCGATAGCCTCGCCAAGAGGCTCATGCGCCGCGCGGCCAAATACGACAAATCTGGTGATGAACATTACAACCTGATCTCCGCGCTTCATAAGTCTGTACGCGGATCCGATCCTGATGCGGCGCTGTATTGGTTCGGGCGGATGTTGGAAGGCGGCGAAGACCCGCGCTACCTTGCCCGCCGATTGTTGCGCATGTCCGTTGAGGACATCGCACTGGCTGACCCGCAAGCACAAACGATTTGTCTGACAGCATGGCAGACCTTCGAGAGATTGGGTGCGCCAGAGGGCGAGTTGGCATTGGCGCAAGCCGTGATCTATCTCGCACTCGCCCCCAAAACAAACGCGGGTTACGTCGCGTATAAAGCGGCGCGTGACGCGGCGCGCAAAACGGGGTCAGAACCGCCTCCCAAGCATATCCTCAATGCGCCGACAACGCTGATGAAGGAACAGGGGTACGGCGCGGGATATGCCTATGATCATGACGCCGAAGACGGGTTTTCGGGGCAAAACTTCTTTCCCGAAACATTGCCGCGCACGCAGTTCTATCATCCGGTGGAGCGTGGATTTGAACGCGAGTTGGCCAAGCGGGTGAGCTATTTTCAAAAGTTACGCACGCAGCGCGAGAGTTGA
- a CDS encoding autoinducer binding domain-containing protein encodes MSKPAEMTRLLSKLGGLSPSGYSTALHIRYASPLFMDVTYPCEWIEHYTINAFALRDPMIAWGLSCEGATRWSETGLPDPFNIMGQAADYGLQFGVSVSCGEVRSRSIIASARSDREFTDDEMGSIAKIARLLHQISEPRQQLTPAQVQALRCIASGDRYAAAAAKLGISESALKARLGSARERLMARTTSEAIQKAKDIKLL; translated from the coding sequence ATGAGTAAACCCGCAGAAATGACCCGCCTTCTCTCAAAGCTGGGCGGGCTTAGTCCCTCGGGATACTCCACCGCCCTTCATATCCGCTACGCCTCTCCGCTTTTTATGGATGTGACGTACCCCTGCGAATGGATTGAACACTATACGATCAATGCGTTTGCATTGCGCGACCCAATGATCGCATGGGGCCTTAGTTGTGAGGGGGCGACCCGTTGGAGTGAGACTGGCCTGCCCGACCCGTTCAACATCATGGGTCAGGCGGCGGACTATGGTTTGCAGTTCGGTGTTTCGGTATCGTGCGGCGAAGTGCGCTCGCGGTCGATCATTGCCTCCGCGCGAAGCGACCGAGAGTTTACGGATGACGAGATGGGGAGCATCGCTAAAATTGCGCGTTTGCTGCACCAAATTTCCGAGCCGCGCCAACAGCTTACGCCCGCGCAAGTTCAAGCCTTGCGGTGCATTGCATCCGGTGATCGCTACGCCGCTGCGGCCGCCAAACTTGGTATTTCCGAGAGTGCACTAAAGGCGCGGTTGGGGTCCGCGCGCGAGCGGCTTATGGCACGAACAACCTCTGAAGCTATTCAAAAGGCCAAAGACATTAAGCTGTTATGA
- the rplQ gene encoding 50S ribosomal protein L17 produces MRHAKGYRRLNRTHEHRKALFANMSGSLIEHEQIKTTLPKAKELKRIMDKMITLGKRGDLHARRQAAAVLKQDKDVAKLFEILGPRYAERNGGYTRVLKAGFRYGDMAPMAIIELVDRDPAAKGAADKARLAAEEAAYAEED; encoded by the coding sequence ATGCGTCACGCTAAAGGCTACCGCCGCCTCAACCGCACCCACGAGCACCGCAAGGCGCTCTTTGCAAACATGTCCGGCTCGCTCATCGAGCACGAGCAGATCAAAACCACGTTGCCAAAAGCCAAAGAGCTTAAGCGCATCATGGACAAGATGATCACACTCGGCAAACGTGGCGATCTTCACGCCCGCCGTCAGGCTGCCGCTGTGCTCAAGCAGGACAAAGATGTTGCGAAACTCTTTGAAATTCTCGGCCCACGCTACGCAGAGCGCAACGGTGGTTACACCCGCGTTCTCAAAGCTGGCTTTCGTTACGGTGACATGGCGCCTATGGCCATCATCGAGCTGGTTGACCGCGACCCAGCTGCAAAAGGTGCAGCTGACAAAGCGCGTCTCGCAGCCGAAGAAGCCGCATACGCCGAAGAAGACTAA
- a CDS encoding DNA-directed RNA polymerase subunit alpha: MIHKNWAELIKPQQLEVKPGNEPARQATIIAEPLERGFGLTLGNALRRVLMSSLQGAAITSVQIDNVLHEFSSIAGVREDVTDVILNLKGVALRMEVEGPKRLSISAKGPLVVTAGDISESAGIEVLNKDHVICHLDDGADLFMELTVNTGKGYVAADKNKPEDAPIGLIPVDAIYSPVKKVSYDVQPTREGQVLDYDKLTLKIETDGSVTPEDAVAYAARILQDQLGIFVNFDEPEAAGRQEEDDGLEFNPLLLKKVDELELSVRSANCLKNDNIVYIGDLIQKTEAEMLRTPNFGRKSLNEIKEVLSGMGLHLGMDVEEWPPENIEDLAKKFEDQF; encoded by the coding sequence ATGATCCACAAGAATTGGGCCGAGCTCATTAAACCCCAACAGCTTGAAGTGAAGCCTGGCAACGAGCCAGCTCGCCAAGCAACCATTATCGCCGAACCGCTCGAGCGCGGCTTTGGCTTGACGTTGGGCAACGCGTTGCGTCGCGTTTTGATGTCGTCGCTGCAAGGCGCGGCCATCACCTCCGTTCAGATCGACAACGTTCTGCACGAGTTTTCCTCCATTGCTGGCGTCCGCGAAGACGTGACCGATGTGATCCTCAACCTCAAAGGCGTTGCCTTGCGTATGGAAGTCGAGGGACCAAAGCGTCTTTCCATCTCCGCAAAAGGCCCGCTCGTTGTCACTGCTGGTGACATCTCCGAGAGTGCAGGCATTGAGGTTCTCAACAAAGATCACGTGATCTGTCACCTCGACGATGGCGCCGACCTGTTCATGGAACTGACCGTGAACACGGGCAAAGGCTACGTTGCCGCTGACAAAAATAAACCCGAGGATGCGCCAATCGGTCTCATCCCCGTGGATGCGATCTATTCGCCTGTGAAAAAAGTGTCCTATGACGTGCAGCCGACCCGCGAAGGTCAGGTTCTCGATTATGACAAACTCACACTCAAGATCGAAACAGACGGCTCCGTGACCCCCGAAGATGCAGTAGCTTACGCCGCGCGCATTCTTCAGGACCAGCTCGGCATCTTCGTCAACTTCGACGAGCCAGAAGCGGCTGGTCGCCAAGAAGAAGATGACGGCCTCGAGTTCAACCCGCTTCTCCTCAAGAAAGTGGACGAACTGGAATTGTCTGTCCGTTCGGCAAACTGCCTCAAGAACGACAACATCGTCTACATCGGCGATCTCATCCAAAAGACCGAAGCAGAAATGCTGCGTACGCCGAACTTCGGCCGCAAGTCGCTTAACGAGATCAAAGAAGTGCTTTCGGGCATGGGTCTGCACCTCGGCATGGACGTCGAAGAGTGGCCACCTGAAAACATCGAAGATCTGGCCAAAAAGTTCGAAGACCAGTTCTAA
- the rpsK gene encoding 30S ribosomal protein S11 → MARDTRRTTKKKVSKNIASGVAHVNSTFNNTKILISDVQGNAIAWSSAGTMGFKGSRKSTPYAAQMAAEDVGKKAQDHGVKTLEVEVQGAGSGRESALRALAAAGFNITSIRDVTPMAHNGCRPPKRRRV, encoded by the coding sequence ATGGCACGCGATACTCGTCGTACTACCAAGAAAAAGGTCTCCAAGAACATCGCCTCCGGCGTTGCTCACGTGAACTCGACCTTCAACAACACCAAAATCCTGATCTCCGACGTGCAGGGCAACGCGATCGCTTGGTCGTCTGCTGGCACCATGGGATTCAAAGGCTCGCGGAAATCCACACCTTACGCCGCTCAGATGGCTGCCGAAGATGTGGGTAAAAAAGCGCAGGATCACGGCGTTAAAACCCTCGAAGTTGAAGTCCAGGGCGCAGGCTCCGGTCGTGAGTCCGCCTTGCGCGCACTTGCTGCTGCCGGCTTCAACATCACGTCCATTCGTGACGTGACACCGATGGCTCACAACGGCTGCCGCCCACCAAAGCGTCGCCGCGTGTAA
- the rpsM gene encoding 30S ribosomal protein S13: protein MARIAGVNIPTAKRVPIALTYVTGIGSTSAEAICEAVGIDRTRRVNELSDSEVLAIREHIDANYTVEGDLRRETQMNIKRLMDLGCYRGLRHRRNLPVRGQRTHTNARTRKGPAKAIAGKKK from the coding sequence GTGGCACGTATCGCCGGCGTAAACATCCCGACTGCAAAGCGGGTTCCAATCGCCCTCACATATGTAACCGGCATCGGCAGCACATCTGCTGAAGCTATCTGCGAAGCCGTAGGCATCGACCGCACACGTCGTGTAAACGAATTGTCGGATTCCGAAGTTCTGGCAATCCGCGAGCACATCGACGCGAACTACACCGTCGAAGGTGACTTGCGTCGCGAAACACAGATGAACATCAAACGTTTGATGGATCTCGGTTGTTACCGTGGCTTGCGTCATCGCCGCAATCTTCCTGTACGCGGTCAGCGTACGCACACAAACGCTCGCACTCGCAAAGGTCCTGCAAAGGCCATTGCTGGTAAGAAGAAATAA
- a CDS encoding adenylate kinase, translated as MNIILLGPPGAGKGTQAQRLVEERGMVQLSTGDMLREARTSGTEMGNKVAAIMDAGQLVTDEIVIGLIEEKIREGNAAGFIFDGFPRTLGQADALNELLSRNGAQLEAVIQLEVDDSALVGRIVNRAKEAVAAGGQARADDNEDSLKTRLMEYYKKTSPLIGYYYARGDLRSVDGLQGVEDVARDIAKALA; from the coding sequence ATGAACATTATTCTGCTTGGACCGCCTGGCGCGGGAAAAGGGACGCAAGCACAACGCCTCGTGGAGGAGCGCGGCATGGTGCAACTGTCAACCGGTGACATGCTTCGGGAGGCCCGCACATCGGGCACCGAGATGGGCAATAAAGTCGCCGCAATTATGGACGCAGGACAGCTGGTTACGGATGAAATCGTAATCGGTCTGATCGAAGAGAAAATTCGCGAAGGCAACGCCGCAGGATTCATCTTTGACGGCTTTCCCCGCACCTTGGGTCAAGCAGATGCGCTCAACGAGCTTTTGTCACGCAACGGCGCCCAACTCGAAGCGGTGATCCAGTTGGAAGTCGACGATAGCGCGTTGGTCGGTCGTATCGTCAATCGCGCGAAAGAGGCCGTTGCCGCAGGCGGCCAAGCCCGCGCTGATGACAATGAGGACAGCCTCAAAACTCGTTTGATGGAATACTACAAAAAGACATCCCCCCTCATCGGCTACTACTACGCCCGTGGGGATCTGCGCTCGGTCGACGGCCTGCAAGGCGTCGAAGATGTCGCGCGCGATATCGCTAAAGCGCTCGCCTAG
- the secY gene encoding preprotein translocase subunit SecY encodes MASAAEQMASNLNWGTIGKAKELRQRIVFTLGLLIVYRLGTFIPVPGIDGNALRDFMEQASAGIGGILSMFTGGALGRMGIFALGIMPYISASIIVQLLTAMVPSLEQLKKEGDSGRKKINQYTRYGTVLLALFQAYGLAASLEAGDLAHEAGWYFRAGVIITLVGGTMFLMWLGEQITNRGIGNGISLIIFVGIVAEIPSALAQFFASGRSGAISPLVILVVIAMVVGVIAFVVFMERSLRKVHIQYPRRQQGMKVYDAQSSHLPIKVNPAGVIPAIFASSLLLLPTTIATFSGQGDLGPVMSTLLAYFGPGQPLYFLFFTGMIVFFAYFYTANVSFKTDDIAQNLKNQNGFIPGIRPGKKTEEHLDYIVARVLVLGSAYLAAVCLLPEILRSQFAIPFYFGGTSVLIVVSVTMDTIQQIQSHLLAHQYEGLIEKSQLRGRKRSKKGTARR; translated from the coding sequence ATGGCATCCGCAGCAGAACAGATGGCGTCGAACCTCAATTGGGGTACCATTGGCAAAGCGAAAGAGCTTCGCCAACGCATAGTATTCACTCTCGGTCTGTTGATCGTCTATCGTCTTGGCACATTTATTCCTGTGCCTGGCATCGACGGCAACGCGCTCCGTGACTTTATGGAGCAAGCCTCCGCAGGGATCGGCGGCATCTTGTCGATGTTTACGGGGGGCGCGCTGGGCCGGATGGGCATCTTTGCGCTCGGCATCATGCCGTATATCTCGGCGTCGATTATCGTCCAGCTGTTGACGGCGATGGTTCCCTCCCTTGAGCAACTCAAGAAAGAGGGCGATTCAGGTCGCAAAAAAATCAACCAATACACGCGATACGGCACCGTGCTTTTGGCACTGTTCCAAGCCTACGGTCTTGCCGCGTCCCTTGAGGCCGGTGATCTGGCGCATGAGGCCGGTTGGTATTTCCGTGCAGGCGTGATCATCACCCTCGTTGGCGGCACCATGTTCTTGATGTGGCTTGGTGAGCAGATCACCAATCGCGGCATCGGCAACGGTATCTCTCTCATTATTTTCGTCGGCATCGTCGCCGAAATTCCGAGCGCTTTGGCTCAGTTCTTTGCCTCCGGTCGCTCCGGTGCGATTTCCCCGCTTGTTATCCTCGTTGTGATTGCGATGGTCGTCGGTGTGATTGCCTTTGTTGTGTTTATGGAGCGGTCCTTGCGCAAGGTACATATTCAGTATCCGCGCCGTCAGCAGGGCATGAAAGTCTATGATGCACAATCAAGCCACCTGCCGATCAAGGTAAACCCCGCAGGCGTTATTCCCGCGATTTTTGCCTCCTCGCTTTTGTTGCTTCCAACCACGATCGCGACCTTTTCGGGTCAGGGTGATCTCGGTCCCGTTATGTCGACCCTTTTGGCCTACTTCGGTCCGGGGCAGCCCCTATACTTCTTGTTCTTCACTGGGATGATCGTATTTTTTGCGTATTTCTACACTGCCAACGTCTCGTTCAAAACGGACGATATCGCGCAGAACCTGAAGAACCAAAATGGCTTCATTCCAGGCATTCGTCCGGGAAAGAAGACCGAAGAGCACCTCGATTATATCGTCGCGCGTGTTCTCGTCCTTGGCTCCGCCTATCTCGCAGCTGTCTGTCTGCTGCCTGAAATTCTGCGGTCCCAGTTCGCGATTCCCTTCTACTTTGGGGGAACGTCGGTTCTGATCGTTGTTTCCGTTACGATGGATACGATTCAGCAAATCCAGTCTCATCTGCTGGCCCACCAGTATGAGGGGCTGATCGAAAAGTCGCAGCTGCGCGGGAGGAAGCGCAGCAAGAAAGGGACCGCAAGACGATGA
- the rplO gene encoding 50S ribosomal protein L15: MKLHELRDNAGATKARKRVGRGPGSGTGKMGGRGIKGQKSRSGVAIKGYEGGQMPLYQRLPKRGFNKPNRKKFSVVNLGLIEKFVAEGKLDAKVEINEDALIASGLVRRKLDGIRVLAKGDVKSKLTINVTGASASAIEAVEKAGGTLTVTVKAEAAAE; encoded by the coding sequence ATGAAACTACATGAATTGCGTGATAACGCAGGCGCCACCAAAGCACGCAAACGCGTTGGTCGTGGTCCAGGTTCCGGCACCGGTAAAATGGGTGGCCGTGGTATCAAAGGTCAGAAATCCCGTTCGGGTGTAGCGATCAAAGGCTACGAAGGCGGCCAGATGCCCCTCTACCAACGTCTGCCAAAGCGCGGCTTTAACAAGCCAAACCGCAAGAAATTCTCTGTTGTGAACCTCGGCCTCATCGAGAAGTTCGTTGCAGAAGGCAAACTCGACGCCAAAGTAGAGATCAACGAAGATGCGCTGATCGCCTCCGGCCTCGTGCGCCGCAAGCTTGACGGTATCCGCGTTCTCGCCAAAGGCGACGTTAAATCCAAGCTGACGATCAACGTCACGGGTGCCTCAGCATCCGCGATTGAAGCTGTTGAAAAGGCGGGCGGCACGCTCACCGTAACAGTCAAAGCCGAAGCGGCAGCTGAATAA
- a CDS encoding DMT family transporter, whose translation MNLFLLTALAMVAFAANSILNRVGLSGGDIGPAGFAMIRLASGAIVLLALLWAQGTRVAARPKPNMAAVAALTTYIVGFSFAYVSLDAGLGALLLFGGVQFTMFLGAFWSGQPIAARRWVGMAISLGGLCVLVWPSSTVTMPLGAVALMLAAALGWGIYSLIGTRVSDPLAATAWNFAYALPLAAIVCVPFVRGEPLGAQGITAAIVSGGLTSGLGYALWYRLLPRLGATTAALAQLSVPVIALGAGLILLDEPATIRAVVACALVCGGIAFALVTSKASKRV comes from the coding sequence ATGAATCTCTTTTTACTGACGGCCCTCGCGATGGTGGCTTTTGCCGCAAATTCGATCCTCAATCGTGTGGGATTGTCAGGCGGCGATATCGGTCCTGCGGGGTTTGCCATGATCCGCCTCGCCTCGGGCGCGATTGTTTTGCTCGCTCTATTGTGGGCGCAAGGCACCCGCGTTGCCGCGCGCCCCAAGCCCAACATGGCCGCCGTTGCCGCGCTGACGACATATATCGTCGGGTTCTCGTTTGCCTATGTGTCGCTTGACGCGGGGTTGGGGGCATTGCTGTTGTTTGGTGGTGTGCAATTCACCATGTTTCTCGGCGCATTCTGGTCGGGTCAGCCTATTGCCGCGCGGCGTTGGGTGGGCATGGCGATCTCGCTTGGCGGGCTATGCGTTCTGGTCTGGCCATCAAGTACGGTCACAATGCCGTTGGGTGCGGTCGCGCTCATGCTTGCGGCGGCTTTGGGGTGGGGCATCTATTCCTTGATCGGAACCCGCGTGTCCGACCCGCTCGCCGCGACCGCGTGGAACTTCGCTTATGCGCTGCCGCTCGCGGCCATCGTGTGCGTGCCGTTCGTGCGCGGTGAGCCGCTTGGCGCACAGGGCATCACGGCGGCTATCGTCTCGGGCGGGCTGACCTCGGGTTTGGGCTATGCGCTATGGTATCGGCTACTGCCTCGGCTTGGTGCGACCACGGCGGCGCTTGCGCAACTCTCGGTGCCGGTGATTGCGCTGGGCGCGGGACTGATCCTACTCGATGAACCTGCCACCATCCGCGCGGTTGTCGCCTGCGCACTTGTGTGTGGCGGAATTGCCTTCGCTCTGGTGACATCTAAGGCATCCAAACGGGTGTGA
- a CDS encoding MBL fold metallo-hydrolase gives MTHTRRSFLAHAAAAGGVITVLPFAARAAGHMSDSFADGAVTIHPVHHASFVMQMPAGTIYVDPVGDPAAFADLPAADLIVISHEHGDHYNADTLTALKGTAPLIANPAVFDMLPEGLKDGAMAMANGDSYTWGGVTIDAIPAHNTTEERMNFHPTGRDNGYVLSIDGFRTYISGDTEPTPEMLALTDIDLCFLCMNLPFTMTAEQAAEAVATFKPTYVYPYHYRGRDDGTQDPAHFAELVGAASEVKFAPWYKDGELG, from the coding sequence ATGACGCACACACGCCGCTCTTTCCTTGCCCATGCTGCCGCTGCTGGCGGGGTCATCACCGTTCTGCCGTTTGCCGCACGCGCCGCAGGCCACATGTCTGACAGCTTTGCGGATGGGGCCGTGACGATCCATCCCGTTCACCACGCCTCCTTTGTCATGCAGATGCCTGCGGGCACCATCTACGTTGACCCAGTTGGTGATCCGGCGGCCTTTGCGGACCTGCCCGCCGCTGATCTTATCGTGATCAGCCACGAGCACGGCGACCACTACAATGCCGACACGCTCACAGCTCTCAAAGGCACAGCTCCGCTGATCGCCAACCCCGCTGTGTTCGACATGCTGCCCGAGGGTCTCAAAGACGGCGCGATGGCCATGGCCAATGGTGACAGCTACACATGGGGCGGCGTCACCATCGACGCGATCCCCGCGCACAATACCACCGAGGAGCGGATGAATTTTCACCCCACAGGGCGCGACAACGGCTATGTCCTCTCTATCGACGGGTTCCGCACCTATATTTCGGGCGATACCGAACCCACACCCGAGATGCTGGCCCTCACCGATATAGATCTGTGTTTCCTCTGCATGAACCTGCCATTCACAATGACGGCGGAACAAGCGGCTGAAGCGGTGGCGACATTCAAGCCCACCTACGTCTACCCCTACCACTACCGTGGTCGCGACGACGGCACCCAAGATCCCGCGCATTTTGCCGAATTGGTCGGCGCGGCCTCTGAGGTCAAATTTGCGCCGTGGTATAAAGACGGCGAACTCGGGTAG